From the Phycisphaerales bacterium genome, the window GCACATCATACACCTCTGACCATGCATTCCGATTCACCTGTGCAATGATCTCGGGCAACGTCAAGGTGTCTTCATCAGCAGGCACACGGAATTCGTTGTCGTAAACCCGATTCAGGGTGCCTGGGTTGAGCAGCATCGAAAGGGCCGCGCCTTGGATGGAGCCAATTCGATCATGCACTGGATACGGTGGATCATCAAACAGTTGAGACATGCCACCTTCGTCATACCAACGATCGAGTGTCATTTTTCTCAGCAGTTCAGGTGATAAGCCGTAGGCTTCATCTGAAAAGCTATTGTCCATCATGAACTGTAGAGCCCGTCGCTGCTGATCAGCTTCCACAGGAATGATCGGATCGACTTCGTTTGGATCACCCTTTTTATTACGGTGAACATACGTTCCGCCCACCCAATTTGAAGCCGTGCTAATTGCTGCAGTATGTCGACGAAGGAGCATGTCATAGGCCTTACGTGCCTCTGCCCAGCTGTCCCCGTCCTTCACCATGCGTTCAAGAATTTGGCCTCGCAGCTCCTGCACAAGCCGCATTTGTGAATCCGCATAATCCAGAGGATTCTTGCCCAGGTCGAAACGTCTTGCGCGAGGATCTGGTCCCCAAGCATCTTCGTCAGTGCCATAAACCAGCATTGGTTCAGTTCCGCGCGAGGCCACCTCTTTGGAGTTGCCCTTGCCGTAGCCATACTCAATGGCCCAGTAGTCATATGGGCCAATTGTGACCATTGTGAAGTCACCCTGCTCTGGACCATCTTCCATATTGATATTCACCGGAAGATAATCCATCACTGAACCAGACAACGCCTGGCCCTTAAGGTCACTGGAGTTCATTTCACTCGTGTCGTAAATCGTCGAACCCTTGAAGTTATGTCGCAAGCCAAGCGTATGCCCCACCTCATGCATGATGACTTCTTTGAGCAGTGGCCCAATGAACTCTTCCGGCACGCCGTCGAGCATAATAATCTCGATCTCTTCCTCTTTAGGCTCCGGTGGTGGTGGTGGAGTTTCCTCGTCAGTAGTTTCCTCGTCTGTTGTAGCAGTCTCGTCTGTGGAAGTATCTTCGGCATCGTCTTTCTTTGCCTTCTGCTTCCTCTTGCCTGACTTCTTCTTGTCTTGCAACTTACGAGAAATCATTTCTGGATCGAGGCGAACCAGCGCCATGTCCATTGCCTTGACCGCAGCATGCTGGCAACTGCCATTGACCTGGCTTATTCGGCAGCCCAAGCCATCAAAGTTGTCATCGCCAATGAGCTGCTGGTCAATGGAAGCGGCAGGATGTCCCGCAAAAGCAAGCGCTTCCTGTTGCGCATATTGACTCTTCAGAGCACGACGAACATCTTGCCGACGCGCTGGTGAGGCCAAGAGAATGCGAGGATCATAATCTGGATGTTCAGCCAACCACGCGAGTGTCTCGGGGCCAAAGCCTTCCATGACCGCTTGCGGGACCATGTCTTCCCATGTTTTTACCCATCCAGTGAGAAAGCCCTCATCCATCACGATATCAGCATCGAGAATCTGGCCGGTCTTGGGATGGACTCGGCTTGGCCCAATCGCAAATCCCATGTCACCATTTGTCCAGAGCACATAGTTGTAACGTGCGTCTTCAGGATCTTTTTCCATATGGGCGCCTGTTCGGGCATCCTGCTGGTAGACCTCAATTGCGTTAATGATGCCGATTTCTTCGAACGCCTTGTTCCATTCAAGAACGCCATCTCGCACCCAGCGTCGATAACGGACTGGTACGGTGTTCTCAAGGTAGAACACGATTGGCTCTTTCGGCGGGCTCATCCTCAGTGAAGGATCTGCTTTTTCAAGCTTCCATCGGTTGATGTAACGCACCCAAGGGTCATTTGCTTTTACATCACCAATATCGCGGTGCGTTGTGGTGAAGTATCCGACGCGCTCATCGGCCGCACGCGGCTTATAGCCAGTCGATTCGGGCAATTCTGCCAGCGAGTAATAAATCGTTCCAAACTGGCCTCCAGCCAGCGGCATTTCAAAAGCCAGTTCTACGTTTTTGGGAAAGCTCTTGGCCTTTGCAATCTTTGCGAGCCGAGTGTTAGCCCCCGCTGTACGACCGCCAAAGAAGAGACTCGATCGTCCTACGAGCAGGTCGGTCAAGTTGATAACTGGGCCACCGCCCGGTCCGGTTGTGACGATCGGCACATCAGTAATAACACGATCTGTGTGCACCCTGCGCAATCCCGTTTTAGACTCTTCATCGCCTGTCGTTCGTACGCCGTAGTTGGGCTGAACGAGGGCCAAGCGATTACCAAAACGCTTCCAGTAGGCGTAGACGTCGCCACCCTGGACACCTGACTCGGGCACGCCGCCAGCAATCGTGTAGGCAAGAAATACTTTCTTGTTTGCATAATCGCGCGGCAGCTCAGCAAGAACCTCGCTGTCCTTTGGGTTCGTATAAAGCGTATACATCCCCTTCTTACCATCTGCAGTTGAA encodes:
- a CDS encoding zinc-dependent metalloprotease is translated as MAYKKMTRQFGKVAIIGISAVAAGVLLAATTDETTANVPVQINGTDAFIAGAPVPGGRRASGQEFPSFDQVSEGFTKVVSTADGKKGMYTLYTNPKDSEVLAELPRDYANKKVFLAYTIAGGVPESGVQGGDVYAYWKRFGNRLALVQPNYGVRTTGDEESKTGLRRVHTDRVITDVPIVTTGPGGGPVINLTDLLVGRSSLFFGGRTAGANTRLAKIAKAKSFPKNVELAFEMPLAGGQFGTIYYSLAELPESTGYKPRAADERVGYFTTTHRDIGDVKANDPWVRYINRWKLEKADPSLRMSPPKEPIVFYLENTVPVRYRRWVRDGVLEWNKAFEEIGIINAIEVYQQDARTGAHMEKDPEDARYNYVLWTNGDMGFAIGPSRVHPKTGQILDADIVMDEGFLTGWVKTWEDMVPQAVMEGFGPETLAWLAEHPDYDPRILLASPARRQDVRRALKSQYAQQEALAFAGHPAASIDQQLIGDDNFDGLGCRISQVNGSCQHAAVKAMDMALVRLDPEMISRKLQDKKKSGKRKQKAKKDDAEDTSTDETATTDEETTDEETPPPPPEPKEEEIEIIMLDGVPEEFIGPLLKEVIMHEVGHTLGLRHNFKGSTIYDTSEMNSSDLKGQALSGSVMDYLPVNINMEDGPEQGDFTMVTIGPYDYWAIEYGYGKGNSKEVASRGTEPMLVYGTDEDAWGPDPRARRFDLGKNPLDYADSQMRLVQELRGQILERMVKDGDSWAEARKAYDMLLRRHTAAISTASNWVGGTYVHRNKKGDPNEVDPIIPVEADQQRRALQFMMDNSFSDEAYGLSPELLRKMTLDRWYDEGGMSQLFDDPPYPVHDRIGSIQGAALSMLLNPGTLNRVYDNEFRVPADEDTLTLPEIIAQVNRNAWSEVYDVPQGDFSERKPMISSLRRNLQRRHLERMVDLAMPGGMTGPAAQPISNLSRMQLLELQGKIRKAEGRGDAYTRAHLAQADEIIERVMNAQHIYNTDDIGGGGGGMMFFQMHEGAETP